Proteins from one Sander lucioperca isolate FBNREF2018 chromosome 16, SLUC_FBN_1.2, whole genome shotgun sequence genomic window:
- the topaz1 gene encoding uncharacterized protein topaz1 isoform X2, whose amino-acid sequence MLPSSNRVKLNRVALKNLVGQPVPRRRRLPKSWNNVTTDSKKTEQNQIVSEPVSIKDKTSVPNSNEPVQTSKTEQLGPENVTDSTGNTANGEPEENCVGTQKARRRNNYQPCKGNSSVVVNEQQGPYTRGKYQQSKPNTRSKYRLHSLKKFCNLRLRFTCWLCTGSASDSALFKRTEIHRQVKPRRTMSCQMELSTGAPLTTSKATKNKTLVDLKSNVDKCSGSCKSRQGKTRVARVAKSGRDRGRKGRSKVKARPTGCDPPQPAASAAVANTRQVQTGTRSIPTGLSNIDRNMHPSPTGLAGSEGSLRRAVRASSCGDCKYIYSQQKTLGEQRQKSSSPGPEQSTVDFKIKKGNAFTETSKKIIIWIDQYPKVTLCDIAQKCDAFSRDCGYVLPDVLKTKVVRCFKRDMRACPRIQSEKSICPSQSLTEHQRHLKKRTDVHMSSSHTTCHSLNSWTSEGSATSSASLLLGGHIQKGECRTGMLDRDVEEDPGPGSCLMGSEIHRDKRIKLGDSVKDGILPSTPNLESIRRKDPAKTDSRDQEKACHWMSVDSQSCLEHEVGGSSSFGSAVEENGDHKKPCCELDNPTKTDAAQMSSELFCQSNEVDTDNLESFTCQRVMAYLRKTKLSCARTYMSWPFSNSGQTHTVHTGTTGCPADPSDRHNSNSPLDQNQPCSSNNRTNDLLPDAPTDASSGTAHHVSQQNGEKREVAEESILAGRNGKTHGNMSSYSLEFAPHIMGAKESLAGIPSDTATLSNPSQHGGESDTDTVSASSSPVNGPESDRSMSTPSPSALGLVDWETATTLSPVSSPFTHGLRSLSATPSPLPPSSFLLKKVEGVELAEAHSASASPKCMVKAVEKALFYCEETQMTSWTPPNNSDAFESCDSSLLLAQDEQESDKGILTGRSPPILEPYYNISPFNHALLKERSLHNIRTEKCVETGSNEFMLPPLLSPVTSPQGSPRRSLLPQSPGCSDEKEINTRKHKILPGCHMLHIVNSNNENSDNTNNLEHGSDEMEGVSANCNVDDGNDEKESQDGTGCEYDVEQGNKKSEQVPSDPKIKGTLTSGALTKPSSSPSSDDDDGGAFSDERQACSTREEGSSPSEIAGSESDETDAEAAGDTQCSILDEFTAYKQDILLVDVIQDDPELFENVPQERLLKLGPTRVTESPKTRPIGVVKTLLPKIGEAFLELKQSLTPVHCDSPDITDESDSRPWRPQCSSIASETQSNTWPATEKQTKNLGQPDANNNHVNGVLERSWPIQTVNSLRNHIPPLVTARDAPWIPNPANMTAFKRQKSNVYCRQYFSESLSCGFKMCRFQHVPVDGDEKLCIETVIRFTKNPTCLQKAGAVFTGYYQNNPPGAFFSMPVLLSLLWALLKAGMVSDVFSVLSVGLDHKIVPGHEFLLALFNIVREKGLIGVVPELMQLTFKMAGAGLVLSLDCLDCVKNTPEFQQTVDPNSLTSGNHKLSTSARFPEYLNLAHSIVEIELCTKQEDWRRMGVVFRSICQSSKHSNQVGRISGRIAIALLSESKDKLSLPFVAFAETVCQNEGEDSLIMSFLGRIGVSLMLRYHKTHQWAKGRRVVEVLSVSKVNYSTLKGLFGNEDGATRCYLVTVATELFLLSGSLEGALNTLRENKWFLSSCSWPCEPADLESRSRVLMRLAEKTSHRDTLEVLCNLPGLKEPNDLVDISRYGPLFNSHLQVCVDRQILPVASDTVDFMLSKNLAVDHALLQMLLQKLGKQNLWLRAREVFRHSLSMGYYPGVSAPPGFMALIVPCRLGEVELALAFEMFITVNATGIFHLSETTTSSLSITLKRTQSCESEYLSAGSRILSAACIPQPKLSVHYTAVNSSQDQVFTLDIASARCWLRHNHLWANEVWTH is encoded by the exons ATGTTACCATCTTCTAACAGGGTAAAACTTAACCGTGTGGCGTTAAAAAACCTTGTTGGTCAACCAGTGCCGCGGCGGAGACGACTCCCGAAGTCGTGGAATAATGTTACAACTGACTCCAAAAAAACAGAGCAAAACCAAATAGTTTCTGAACCAGTGTCGATAAAAGACAAGACCTCCGTCCCTAACAGCAATGAACCTGTCCAAACCTCTAAAACCGAACAATTGGGCCCAGAAAATGTGACCGATTCAACCGGTAACACCGCTAACGGAGAGCCGGAGGAGAATTGCGTAGGTACGCAGAAGGCAAGGAGAAGAAATAATTATCAGCCATGCAAAGGGAATAGTAGTGTGGTGGTTAATGAACAACAAGGGCCGTACACTAGAGGCAAGTATCAACAGAGCAAACCAAACACCAGGAGCAAGTACAGGTTGCACAGCCTCAAAAAGTTCTGCAACCTCAGACTGAGGTTTACTTGTTGGCTGTGCACTGGCTCTGCTTCAGACAGTGCGTTATTTAAACGGACAGAGATCCACCGCCAGGTAAAGCCGAGGCGCACAATGTCTTGTCAAATGGAGTTGAGTACCGGGGCCCCCTTGACCACAAGCAAGGCTACAAAGAACAAGACTCTGGTCGATCTAAAGTCTAATGTGGACAAATGTTCTGGTAGTTGTAAATCCAGACAAGGGAAAACTCGTGTGGCCCGTGTTGCTAAAAGTGGCAGGGACAGAGGTAGAAAGGGTAGGAGCAAAGTGAAGGCCAGGCCCACTGGGTGTGATCCGCCTCAGcctgctgcttctgctgctgttgCAAATACAAGACAAGTGCAAACGGGAACACGGTCGATACCCACTGGACTGTCAA ACATTGATAGAAATATGCACCCAAGCCCCACAGGACTTGCTGGTTCAGAAGGATCTTTGAGAAGAGCTGTCAGAGCCTCCAGCTGTGGtgactgtaaatacatttactctCAGCAGAAGACATTGGGTGAGCAAAGACAAAAAAGCAGTAGCCCAGGGCCAGAGCAGTCTACGGTTGATTTTAAGATCAAGAAAGGAAATGCATTCACTGAGACCTCTAAGAAGATTATCATATGGATAGACCAGTATCCAAAGGTGACGCTTTGCGACATAGCTCAAAAATGTGATGCTTTTAGTCGTGATTGCGGCTATGTGTTACCGGATGTTCTCAAAACCAAGGTTGTGCGTTGCTTCAAACGGGACATGAGAGCTTGTCCCAGAATTCAGTCTGAGAAGAGCATCTGTCCGTCTCAGAGCCTGACTGAACACCAAAGACACCTGAAAAAACGCACGGATGTGCACATGTCATCTAGTCATACCACGTGTCATTCCCTCAACAGTTGGACAAGTGAAGGCTCTGCAACTTCTTCTGCTTCTCTTTTACTAGGTGGACATATACAAAAGGGGGAATGCAGGACTGGCATGTTGGACAGAGATGTTGAGGAGGATCCTGGTCCAGGATCTTGCCTAATGGGATCTGAGATTCACAGGGACAAAAGAATAAAGCTTGGGGATAGTGTTAAAGATGGGATTTTGCCATCCACTCCAAATTTAGAAAGCATCCGTCGCAAAGACCCAGCAAAAACCGACTCTAGGGACCAAGAGAAAGCATGCCATTGGATGTCTGTTGACAGTCAGTCATGTTTAGAGCATGAGGTTGGGGGCAGCAGCTCTTTTGGCTCAGCTGTGGAAGAAAACGGTGACCACAAGAAACCTTGTTGTGAGCTTGACAATCCCACAAAAACCGATGCAGCGCAAATGTCATCAGAACTGTTCTGTCAGAGTAACGAGGTGGACACGGATAACCTAGAGTCATTCACCTGTCAGAGAGTAATGGCCTATCTCAGAAAAACTAAACTTTCTTGTGCACGCACATACATGTCCTGGCCCTTCTCTAACAGTGGccagacacatacagtacatactggtACCACAGGCTGTCCAGCTGATCCATCAGATAGACATAACAGCAACTCTCCATTAGATCAAAATCAGCCATGTTCATCCAACAACCGAACCAATGACTTGCTCCCAGATGCACCTACAGACGCCTCTTCAGGCACAGCCCACCACGTTTCTCAACAAAACGGAGAGAAGCGAGAAGTGGCTGAAGAGAGCATTTTAGCAGGGAGAAATGGGAAAACACATGGTAATATGTCTTCATACTCTTTGGAGTTTGCACCTCACATCATGGGGGCAAAAGAATCATTAGCAGGTATTCCCTCAGATACTGCTACCCTTTCCAACCCAAGTCAGCATGGAGGAGAGTCTGACACTGACACAGTCTCAGCCTCATCTTCACCAGTTAATGGACCTGAAAGTGACCGCTCCATGTCTACCCCTTCCCCCTCAGCACTTGGCCTGGTTGACTGGGAAACTGCCACTACTTTGTCTCCCGTGTCATCTCCGTTTACACATGGTTTGAGAAGCCTATCGGCCACACCATCCCCTCTCCCACCTTCATCGTTCCTACTGAAGAAAGTCGAAGGCGTTGAGTTGGCTGAGGCTCATTCTGCAAGCGCGTCACCCAAATGTATGGTCAAAGCTGTAGAAAAAGCATTGTTCTACTGTGAAGAAACCCAAATGACTTCATGGACCCCTCCAAACAACTCTGATGCCTTTGAATCATGTGATTCCTCCCTCCTGCTCGCTCAAGATGAGCAAGAAAGTGACAAAGGGATTCTCACAGGCAGGAGTCCACCAATACTGGAGCCATATTATAATATAAGCCCCTTTAACCATGCTCTTTTAAAGGAGAGATCGTTGCATAACATCCGCACAGAAAAGTGTGTCGAAACGGGCTCAAATGAGTTTATGCTTCCACCACTGCTCTCTCCTGTCACTTCACCACAAGGGAGCCCTAGAAGAAGCCTCCTGCCCCAAAGCCCAGGCTGTTCAGATGAGAAGGAAATCAACAccagaaaacacaaaatattaCCTGGATGTCACATGCTACACATTGTGAATAGCAATAATGAAAACTCGGATAACACAAATAATCTTGAACATGGTAGTGATGAGATGGAAGGAGTCTCAGCAAATTGCA ATGTGGATGATGGTAATGATGAAAAGGAAAGCCAGGATGGAACTGGTTGTGAATATGATGTTGAACAGGGTAACAAAAAATCAGAACAAGTTCCCTCCGACCCCAAAATAAAGGGAACTCTTACCTCGGGTGCTCTGACAAAACCCAGCTCTTCTCCCAGCAGTGATGACGATGATGGTGGAGCCTTCAGTGATGAGAGACAGGCCTGTTCTACTAGAGAAGAGGGATCTAGTCCATCTGAAATAGCAGGCAGTGAAAGTGATGAAACCGATGCAGAGGCAGCTGGTGATACTCAGTGCAGCATTTTGGATGAGTTCACAGCTTACAAACAGGATATCCTGCTTGTTGATGTGATCCAGGACGACCCAGAGCTGTTTGAAAACGTGCCCCAGGAAAGATTGCTGAAACTAGGTCCCACCAGAGTTACTGAGTCCCCTAAAACCAGACCTATTGGAGTGGTGAAAACGCTGTTGCCCAAGATAGGTGAAGCATTTCTGGAGTTAAAACAAAG CTTGACCCCAGTTCACTGCGACAGTCCTGATATCACAG ATGAGAGCGACAGCAGGCCATGGAGACCTCAGTGTAGCAGCATCGCTTCCGAAACGCAAAGCAACACATGGCCTGCTACAGAAAAGCAAACCAAAAACTTG GGTCAGCCTGATGCCAACAACAATCATGTCAACGGAGTCCTGGAGAG GAGCTGGCCCATTCAGACAGTAAACTCCCTCCGTAATCACATCCCTCCACTTGTGACCGCAAGAGATG CACCATGGATCCCAAACCCAGCAAACATGACAGCATTCAAGCGACAGAAATCTAATGTT TACTGCAGGCAGTACTTCAGCGAGTCGCTGTCCTGCGGGTTCAAGATGTGTCGCTTCCAGCACGTGCCTGTGGACGGGGACGAGAAG TTGTGCATTGAAACGGTGATACGGTTCACCAAAAATCCAACGTGTCTTCAAAAGGCAG GAGCTGTGTTTACAGGCTACTACCAGAACAACCCACCAGGAGCGTTCTTCTCCATGCCGGTGCTTCTGTCACTCCTCTGGGCTCTGCTCAAAGCTGGCATGGTGTCTGATGTCTTCTCAGTCCTCAGTGTCGGCTTGGATCACAAGATTGTG CCTGGCCATGAGTTCTTGTTGGCCCTCTTTAACATTGTGAGAGAAAAGGGTCTCATCGGTGTTGTACCTGAACTCATGCAGCTCACGTTCAAG ATGGCCGGTGCCGGCCTAGTGCTGAGTTTGGACTGCCTTGACTGTGTGAAAAACACTCCTGAGTTCCAGCAGACAGTCGATCCAAACTCACTTACGTCTGGTAACCACAA GTTATCCACCAGTGCACGCTTTCCAGAGTACCTGAACTTGGCCCATTCCATTGTGGAAATAGAG CTTTGTACCAAGCAAGAGGACTGGAGGCGGATGGGGGTGGTTTTCAGGTCCATCTGCCAATCCAGCAAACATTCCAACCAAGTGGGGCGAATCAGCGGTCGCATTGCCATAGCGCTCCTGTCTGAGAGCAAAGACAAGTTGTCACTGCCCTTTGTTGCCTTTGCTGAGACAG TGTGTCAGAATGAAGGTGAGGACAGCCTGATCATGAGCTTTTTAGGCAGAATTGGAGTCTCTCTCATGTTAAGATACCACAAAACGCATCAATGGGCTAAG ggTCGTAGGGTGGTGGAGGTGCTGTCCGTTTCCAAAGTCAACTACTCAACACTGAAGGGTTTGTTTGGGAATGAGGATGGAGCAACACGCTGCTACCTGGTCACTGTGGCTACTGAGCTCTTTCTCCTGAGTGGCAGCTTGGAGGGAGCTCTGAACACACTCCGAG AAAACAAATGGTTCCTGAGTTCGTGCTCGTGGCCGTGTGAGCCTGCTGATCTGGAGAGTAGGAGTCGTGTGTTGATGCGTCTGGCTGAGAAAACttctcacagagacacactggaGGTCCTCTGTAATCTCCCTGGGCTCAAAGAGCCAAACG aCTTGGTCGATATCTCCAGGTATGGTCCTCTGTTTAACTCTCACCTACAAGTGTGTGTGGACCGACAGATACTTCCTGTAGCTTCAGACACTGTGGACTTCATGCTCTCTAAAAACCTGGCAGTTGACCATGCTTTGCTGCAGATGCTTTTGCAAAAACTAGGCAAGCAAAACCTCTGGCTCCGGGCTCGGGAAGTCTTCAGGC ACTCTCTGAGTATGGGGTACTACCCAGGTGTGTCGGCTCCTCCTGGTTTTATGGCCCTGATCGTCCCCTGTCGACTGGGGGAGGTGGAGCTGGCTCTCGCCTTTGAGATGTTCATCACTGTCAACGCAACGGGCATTTTCCACCTTTCAGAGACCACCACTTCCTCTCTTAGCATCACTCTCAAAAG gACTCAAAGCTGTGAGAGCGAGTACCTCTCCGCTGGTAGCCGCATTCTCTCTGCAGCTTGCATCCCTCAGCCCAAACTAAGTGTTCACTACACAGCAGTTAACTCGTCACAGGATCAAGTGTTCACACTTGACATTGCCTCTGCTCGATGCTGGCTCCGCCACAATCATTTGTGGGCCAATGAGGTGTGGACACACTGA